A region from the Dromaius novaehollandiae isolate bDroNov1 chromosome 28, bDroNov1.hap1, whole genome shotgun sequence genome encodes:
- the COPZ1 gene encoding coatomer subunit zeta-1: protein MEALILEPSLYTVKAVVILDNDGDRLFAKYYDDTYPSAKEQKTFEKNIFNKTHRTDSEIALLEGLTVVYKSSIDLYFYVVGSSHENELMLTAVLNCLFDSLSQMLRKNVEKRALLENMEGLFLAVDEIVDGGVVLESDPQQVVHRVAVRGEDVPLTEQTVSQVLQSAKEQIKWSLLR, encoded by the exons ATGGAGGCGCTGATCCTG GAGCCGTCCCTCTACACCGTCAAGGCCGTCGTCATCCTGGACAACGACGGCGACCGGCTCTTCGCCAAG TACTACGACGACACCTACCCCAGCGCCAAGGAGCAGAAGACCTTCGAGAAGAACATCTTCAACAAGACCCACCGCACCGACA gcgAGATCGCCCTGCTGGAGGGTCTCACCGTGGTCTACAAGAGCAGCATCGACCTCTACTTCTACGTGGTGGGCAGCTCCCACGAGAACGAG CTGATGCTCACGGCCGTACTCAACTGCCTCTTCGACTCGCTCAGCCAGATGCTGCG GAAGAACGTGGAGAAGCGGGCGCTGCTGGAGAACATGGAGGGGCTCTTCCTGGCCGTGGACGAGATCGTGGACGGCGG ggtcgTCCTGGAGAGCGACCCGCAGCAAGTGGTGCACCGCGTGGCCGTGCGG GGCGAGGACGTGCCGCTCACGGAGCAGACCGTCTCCCAG GTGCTGCAGTCAGCGAAGGAGCAGATCAAGTGGTCGCTGCTGCGCTag